GGTAGCGGCCGGTGCCAGACCGGCTATCACACAAGGAACTGAGTGCATCGCTATGCATGATTTCGAGAGCAAGGGCGGCGCGCTGCGCGCCATGATGCGCAGCGCGCCGGGAGCGGTGGTGCTGGCGTTGGCCGCGAACGTGGCCTGGGCGCAACCGGCGCCGGCCGCGCAGGAGGCGCGTCGCGTCAACATCAACGAATACATCGTGCGCGGCAACACCGTGCTGGATGCGCGCGACATCGAGAAGGCCGTCTATCCCTACCTGGGACCAGACCGCACGCTGGCCGACATCGAGTCGGCGCGCGAGGCCTTGCAGACGGTCTACCAGGAGCGCGGCTACCAGTCCGTGTACGTCGACCTGCCCGAGCAGCAGGTGGCCGACGGCATCGTGTTCCTGCAGGTCGCCGAAACCAAGGTCGGCCGCGTGCGCGTGGTGGGCGCCAAGCACTATTCGCCGCTGACCATCCGCGACGAAGTGCCGGCGCTGCAGGAAGGCGAGGTGCCCAACTTCAACCAGGCGCAGGCCGAGCTGACCAACCTGAACAAGGGCGCCAGCCGCCAGGTGGTGCCGCTGGTCAAGGAAGGCCGCATCCCGGGCACCATGGACGTCGACCTCAAGGTCGAGGACAAGAACCCCTGGCACGCCAGCCTGGGCCTGAACAACGACTACAGCGCCGACACCACGCGCCTGCGCAGCACGGCGTCGCTGGGCTATGACAACCTGTGGCAGCTGGGCCATTCGGTCAGCCTGACGTTCTTCACCGCGCCGCAGGAAACCGACAACGCCAAGGTCTGGTCCGGCTCGTACTCGATGCCGCTGGGCAAGCAATGGAGCCTGCAGTTCACCGGCTACAAGAGCGACAGCAACGTCGCCACCATCGGCGGCACCAACGTGCTGGGCAAAGGTCACTCGTTCGGCATGAGCGCCATCTACACCATGGCGCCGCAGGGCGACTGGTACAACTCGCTGTCGGTCGGCCTGGACTACAAGAAGTTCGACGAGACCACGCGCTTTGGCGGCAACGAAGACCTGATCCCGCTCAAGTACGTGCCGTTCACGTTCTCGTACAACGGCTACCGCTATTCCGAGGCCTCGCAGAGCAGCGTCGGCCTGTCGATCGTCGGCGCCAGCCGCTCGTTCTTCGGCCTGGGCAGCGACTGGAAGGAATTCGACGACAAGCGCTACCGCGCCAGCCCCAGCTTCGCATTGCTGCGCGGTGACGGCACCCATACGCAGAACCTGTTCGGCGACTGGCAGCTGGGCCTGCGCGGCGGCTTCCAGCTGTCCTCGGGCGCGCTGGTCTCGAACGAGCAATTCTCCGCCGGCGGCAGCACCAGCGTGCGCGGCTACCTGGCCGCCGAGCGCACCGGCGACGACGGCTTCCTCGGCTCGGTCGAGTGGCGCACGCCGTCGCTGGCGCGCTGGCTTGGCAGCAATGTCAACGAATGGCGCTTCTATGCCTTCGCCGACGCCGCCACGCTGCGCCTGCGCGACCCGCTGCCCGAGCAGGATTCCAGCTATTCGCTGGCCAGCGTCGGCCTGGGCACGCGCCTGCAGGTGCTGGACTGGCTGTCCGGCTCGCTGGACTGGGGCTATCCGCTCAAGGACGGCCCCAACACCAAGAAACACGATCCCCGATTGAACTTCAGCGTCCGCGCCAGCTTCTGAGCGCGCGCGAAACCGTATTTACCCCGGAGTCCTGACCATGCAACGCTTATTGATGCTCCTACTGACCGTGCTGGCCGGCATACTGCCGTCCGCCGCCAACGCCTGGTGGCAACCTGACTGGCAGTACCGCAAGCAGATCACCGTCGACAGCACGCCGCAAGGCTCGCCCCTGGGCGGCGCCGCCGGCCGCACGCCGCTGCTGGTGCGCCTGCATACCGGCAACTTCACCTTCGATGGCATCAACGAGAAGGGCGCCGACATCCGCTTCGTGGCCGGCGACGACCAGACCGTGCTGAACCACCAGCTGGAAGCCTTCGATCCGCTGCTGGGCATGGCGCTGATCTGGGTCGACCTGCCGGAACTGGCCGACGGCCAGCGCCAGGACATCTGGATGTACTACGGCAACCAGAAGGCCCCGGCGTCCGCCAACGGCCAGCTGACGTTCGACCCCAACTACACGCTGGTCTACCACTTCGACGGCGCCGCTGGCGCGCCGCCGCGTGACACCACCGGCAACAGCAACAACGCGCAGACGCCCATGGCCGCCGCGGTCGACGGGGTGATCGGCCGCGCCGCGCAATTCGCCGGCGGCGCGCCGCTGATGCTGCCCGCCAGCCCCTCGCTGGCCGTGCCCGCCGCGGGCGCTTTCACCTTCAGCGCCTGGGTGCGCGCCGACCATCCGGCCGGCGAACAACTGGTGTATGCCCGCCGCGACGCCGGCAACGCGCTGCTGATCGGGATCAACCAGGGCGTGCCCTTCGTCGAAGTGAACGGCCAGCGCAGCCAGCCCGGCCAGTCGCTCACGCCCGCCGCCTGGCAGCACCTGGCCGTGACGGCCGACGGCAGCCGCGTCACGCTGTACGTGAACGGCCGCGCCACCTCGTCGCTGGCCGCCAGCCTGCCGCCGCTGAACACGCCCGCCGCCCTGGGCGGTGACGTGCCGGCTCCGGCCGTGGCCGCCGCGCCCGCCGCGCCCGCCGCCGCCAATGGCGAAGCCGCCGCGCCGGCCGAAGCGGCCGCCGCCCCGGCGCCGCACGTGTACGCGCCGTTCGTCGGCGCCATCGACGAAGTGCGCCTGTCGCGCATCGCCCGTCCCGCCGCGCTGATCCTGGCCGACGCGATCTCGCAGGGCGCCGAATCGCGCCTGGTGGCCTACGGCGCCGACGAGGAACAGTCGGGCTTCGGCTTCGGCGGCCTGGGCTTCCTGCTCAAGGCGGTGCCGATCGACGCCTGGGTCATCATCGCCATCCTGGTGCTGATGATGGTGCAGTCGTGGATCATCATGATCCGGAAGAGCCGCAACGTGGCCCGCGTGGCCCGCGCCAACGAGGTCTTCCGCGAGTCCTTCGCCAAGGTCGGCCAGCGCCTGGAACTGCTGGCCGACGACAAGGCCCTGGCCACCCGCCTGGAGCACGCCTCGCTGTGGCGCCTGTACCGCGTGGCCATCAACGAAATCCGCACCCGCCGCGAGCAGGGCGCCGACACCAGCTCGATCTCGGCCGCCACCATCGAGGCCATCCGCGCGTCGCTGGACGCCGTGCGCACCAAGGAAAACCAGGTGCTGGGCGCCAAGCTCGGCGTGCTGTCCAACGCCATCGCCGGCGGTCCGTACATCGGCCTGCTGGGCACGGTGCTGGGCATCATGGTGGTGTTCCTGGGCACCGCCATGGCCGGTGACGTGAACATCAACGCCATCGCCCCGGGCATGGCCGCCGCGCTGCTGGCCACCGCCATGGGCCTGTTCGTCGCCATCCCGGCGCTGTTTGGCTACAACCGCCTGGTCTCGCGCAACAAGGAAGTCAGCGCCGACATGCGCGTGTTCGTCGACGAATTCGTGACGCGCCTGGCCGAAGTCCATGGCGAAAGCCAGGCCCAGGAAGCCGCCCACCACAGCGCCGCCCGCGCGCCCGCCGCCAGCCGCCCGGCCGTGCGCGACGCGCAGCCGGCCGCCGCCGAAGCATAAGGAGAGGATTGCCATGGCTTCCGTATCCGCTTCCCAGGACGATGACGACGACGCGCCCGTGGACGGTATCAACATCACGCCGCTGGTCGACGTGCTGATGGTCGTGCTGGTCATGTTCATCCTGACCGCCACGGCGCAGATCGCCGGCATCAAGGTCAACCTGCCCAAGGCCAGTTCGTCCATCGCCCTGTCGCAGCCCAAGACCAAGGCCATTTCCGTCAACGACGCCGGCCAGGTGTTCCTGGACGCCTACCCGGTGACCCTGCCCGAGCTGGAAGACCGGCTGCGCACGGAGAAGGCACTGAATCCCGACTTTCCGGTGATCGTGCGCGGCGACTCCGCCGTGCAGTACCAGAAGGTGGTGGAAGTGCTGGATCTGCTGCGCCGGCTGGAACTGGCCCAGGTCGGGCTGGTCACCGGCAAGCCGAAATAGGGGCCGAGGCGACTGTCATGCCGCACCACGCATCCGATTCCCCGCGCAGCCCCCATCCCGCGCGCCGCTGGCTCAAGCTGGCGGCGGTGGCGGTGGTGTTGATCGCGGCCGCCTACGCGCTCTGGCGCTGGGCCAACGACATGGCCGGGGTGCGCCGCGACGCGCCCAAGGTCACCGCGATCATCCCGCTGCCGCCGCCTCCGCCGCCGCCGCCCGAGCCGGAAAAGCCGCCGGAACCCGAGCAGCCCAAGGAAGAGCCGGTGGCCACGCCCGAACCCGAGCCGCAGCCCACGCCCGAACCGCCCAAGCCGCAGGACGAGGCGCCGCCGCGTCCGTCCGACGACCTGGCCAACCCGATGCAGATCGACGGCGATGCCCAGGCGGGCAGCGACGCCTTCAACATCGGCGCCGGCCAGGGCAAGGGCATGGCCGGCGGCGGCGGTGGCCGCGCCGGCAACGCCACCTACAGCCAGTACCTCGCCTACGCGCTGCAGAAGATCCTGCGCGAAGACGAGCGCACGCGCAATCTGACCTTCCGCCTGCAAGCCAACATCTGGCTCACGGCCAGCGGCCAGATCACGCGTGTCGAGCTGACCCGTTCCAGCGGCGATGCCGACGTCGACGCCCGCGTGGTGGCGGCGTTGCGCGCGGTGCCGGGCCTGGATGAACGTCCGCCGGCCTCGGCCAGCATGCCGATCCGGGCATCGCTGACCGGCCGCCGCCCCTCCTGAAGTGCTGAATTGAACCGATCCTGGAGTGCCAAGAGAATGAAGTTCCAATTGAACCGGTTGGCGGCATCGCTGGCCCTGGCCGCGGCGGGCGCCGCCGCGCTGCCCGGCGCCGCCGCCGCCGCGCCCGCCCCGTCCGAGAACGCCACCATCAACCTGATCCGCCTGCTGGTGCAGCAGGGCGTGCTCAAGGCGGACCAGGCCGAAGCCCTGGTGGCCCAGGCCGAAGCCGAGGCCAAGGCCGCCCGCGCCGCGCCGCAGGACCGCGGCGGCGCCGTGGCTCAGGCCGGCGACGTGCGCGTGCCCTACATCCCGCAGACCGTGCGCGACCAGATCCGCGACGAGGTCAAGGCGGAAGTGATGGTGCAGGCCAAGGAAGAAAACTGGGCCCAGCCGAACACCTTCCCCGACTGGGTGTCGCGCATCACCATCGACGGCGATGTGCGCGTGCGCGACGAATCGCGCCTGTACTCGGGCAGCAACAGCAATGAAATCGTCGATTTCGCCAAGCTCAATTCGAAGGGTCCGTACGACCTGAACCGCAACACCAACAACAACTACCCGCCGATGCTGAACACGCGGGAGGATCGCCGCAACCAGCTGCGCATCCGCGCCCGCCTGGGCGTGCGCGCCGAGATCTCGGAATCCTGGTCGGCCGGCATCCGCCTGGCCACCGGCAGCGACGACAGTCCGGTCTCGACCACCCAGACCCTGGGCGGCGGCATGGGCAAGAAGGACATCTGGCTGGACCAGGCCTACCTGACCTACCGTCCCGCCAAGTGGGCCACGGTCACCGGCGGCCGCATTGCCAATCCGTTCGAGTCCACCGACATGCTGTTCTCGAACGACCTGAACTTCGACGGCATCGCCGCGATCTTCAAGCAACCGCTGGAAGGCCGCGACGTGACGCTGTTCGGCACCCTGGGCGCGTTCTCGACCGAGTACGGCTCGAACGGCTGGAACTCCTCGTCGTTCTCGGAAGGCAAGAGCGAGGACAAGTGGCTGCTTGCCGCGCAGGCCGGCGCCGACTGGAAGATCGACAACCGCAACAGCGTGCGCGGCGCGCTGGCCTACTACCACTTCGACAACATCGCCGGCAGGCGCTCCAGCGCCTGCTCGCCGTGGGCCGGCCAGGAAAACTGCGACACCGACTGGTCGCGTCCGGCCTTCATGCAGAAGGGCAACACGCTGTTCCTGCTGCGCAACATCACCTCCAACCCGCTCGACCCGGCCAACACGCCGCAGCCGCAGTACGTCGGCCTGGCGTCCAAGTTCGACCTGCTGGACCTGAACCTGCGCTGGGACACGCGCGTGTTCGACGGCCTGGGCCTGCGCCTGAACGCCAACTACATCCGCAACCTGGCCTACAGCAAGGGCAAGATGTGGAAGCGTTCGGAAGGCAACATCGTCAACAACTTCGGCGACAACGGCGAAGTCGAGAGCGGCCCCAACGCCTGGATGCTGCAGGC
The window above is part of the Achromobacter deleyi genome. Proteins encoded here:
- a CDS encoding ExbD/TolR family protein, whose translation is MASVSASQDDDDDAPVDGINITPLVDVLMVVLVMFILTATAQIAGIKVNLPKASSSIALSQPKTKAISVNDAGQVFLDAYPVTLPELEDRLRTEKALNPDFPVIVRGDSAVQYQKVVEVLDLLRRLELAQVGLVTGKPK
- a CDS encoding TonB C-terminal domain-containing protein; this encodes MPHHASDSPRSPHPARRWLKLAAVAVVLIAAAYALWRWANDMAGVRRDAPKVTAIIPLPPPPPPPPEPEKPPEPEQPKEEPVATPEPEPQPTPEPPKPQDEAPPRPSDDLANPMQIDGDAQAGSDAFNIGAGQGKGMAGGGGGRAGNATYSQYLAYALQKILREDERTRNLTFRLQANIWLTASGQITRVELTRSSGDADVDARVVAALRAVPGLDERPPASASMPIRASLTGRRPS
- a CDS encoding ShlB/FhaC/HecB family hemolysin secretion/activation protein → MHDFESKGGALRAMMRSAPGAVVLALAANVAWAQPAPAAQEARRVNINEYIVRGNTVLDARDIEKAVYPYLGPDRTLADIESAREALQTVYQERGYQSVYVDLPEQQVADGIVFLQVAETKVGRVRVVGAKHYSPLTIRDEVPALQEGEVPNFNQAQAELTNLNKGASRQVVPLVKEGRIPGTMDVDLKVEDKNPWHASLGLNNDYSADTTRLRSTASLGYDNLWQLGHSVSLTFFTAPQETDNAKVWSGSYSMPLGKQWSLQFTGYKSDSNVATIGGTNVLGKGHSFGMSAIYTMAPQGDWYNSLSVGLDYKKFDETTRFGGNEDLIPLKYVPFTFSYNGYRYSEASQSSVGLSIVGASRSFFGLGSDWKEFDDKRYRASPSFALLRGDGTHTQNLFGDWQLGLRGGFQLSSGALVSNEQFSAGGSTSVRGYLAAERTGDDGFLGSVEWRTPSLARWLGSNVNEWRFYAFADAATLRLRDPLPEQDSSYSLASVGLGTRLQVLDWLSGSLDWGYPLKDGPNTKKHDPRLNFSVRASF
- a CDS encoding putative porin, whose amino-acid sequence is MKFQLNRLAASLALAAAGAAALPGAAAAAPAPSENATINLIRLLVQQGVLKADQAEALVAQAEAEAKAARAAPQDRGGAVAQAGDVRVPYIPQTVRDQIRDEVKAEVMVQAKEENWAQPNTFPDWVSRITIDGDVRVRDESRLYSGSNSNEIVDFAKLNSKGPYDLNRNTNNNYPPMLNTREDRRNQLRIRARLGVRAEISESWSAGIRLATGSDDSPVSTTQTLGGGMGKKDIWLDQAYLTYRPAKWATVTGGRIANPFESTDMLFSNDLNFDGIAAIFKQPLEGRDVTLFGTLGAFSTEYGSNGWNSSSFSEGKSEDKWLLAAQAGADWKIDNRNSVRGALAYYHFDNIAGRRSSACSPWAGQENCDTDWSRPAFMQKGNTLFLLRNITSNPLDPANTPQPQYVGLASKFDLLDLNLRWDTRVFDGLGLRLNANYIRNLAYSKGKMWKRSEGNIVNNFGDNGEVESGPNAWMLQATLGRSYDLKEKGDWLAFVGYKYIQPDALPDAFNDSSFHQGGTNARGYYIGGGYAFDKNVYGVLRWMSTREIYGAPLSIDTMQFEINARF
- a CDS encoding DUF2341 domain-containing protein, with amino-acid sequence MQRLLMLLLTVLAGILPSAANAWWQPDWQYRKQITVDSTPQGSPLGGAAGRTPLLVRLHTGNFTFDGINEKGADIRFVAGDDQTVLNHQLEAFDPLLGMALIWVDLPELADGQRQDIWMYYGNQKAPASANGQLTFDPNYTLVYHFDGAAGAPPRDTTGNSNNAQTPMAAAVDGVIGRAAQFAGGAPLMLPASPSLAVPAAGAFTFSAWVRADHPAGEQLVYARRDAGNALLIGINQGVPFVEVNGQRSQPGQSLTPAAWQHLAVTADGSRVTLYVNGRATSSLAASLPPLNTPAALGGDVPAPAVAAAPAAPAAANGEAAAPAEAAAAPAPHVYAPFVGAIDEVRLSRIARPAALILADAISQGAESRLVAYGADEEQSGFGFGGLGFLLKAVPIDAWVIIAILVLMMVQSWIIMIRKSRNVARVARANEVFRESFAKVGQRLELLADDKALATRLEHASLWRLYRVAINEIRTRREQGADTSSISAATIEAIRASLDAVRTKENQVLGAKLGVLSNAIAGGPYIGLLGTVLGIMVVFLGTAMAGDVNINAIAPGMAAALLATAMGLFVAIPALFGYNRLVSRNKEVSADMRVFVDEFVTRLAEVHGESQAQEAAHHSAARAPAASRPAVRDAQPAAAEA